From the genome of Halorussus caseinilyticus, one region includes:
- a CDS encoding TrkH family potassium uptake protein, with protein sequence MNLRVDWRASSSLVGTVVKWLAVAMVFPLALAVFYGEGVTTFLASMALAVGIGWGLEQLDDDPDLGAREGFLMVALTWLAVSIVGATPYVIAGEGTVAHPVNAMFESMSGFTTTGATVMKNIGFEDHSRALMMWRQQTQWLGGMGIVVLAVAILPELSVGGAQLMDAEAPGPGIQKLTPRIAETARALWRAYLGITALEVVLLFSLHLAGLAPNMTLYQSVAHGFTTMATGGFSPAARSIEAFSAAVQWLIVPFMVAAGTNFALFWHALNGEPEVFGEDTEFRFYVGVLAVFSGLLAVLLFTGGTAEQAAVSPLAGEFEKSLRHAVFQVASLVTTTGYASMDFNTWGSPAQYVLFVALFVGGSAGSTGGAIKIVRWLVILKSLKRELFTTIHPEAVRPVRLGGRSLDERAVRGIYAFTLLYFVIFFVATMVVYLDAARVGMDLVALDAMSATAATLGNVGPGFGLVGPMNNYIPFPASTKLFMVFLMWIGRLEILPVLVLLTPAYWQS encoded by the coding sequence ATGAACCTGCGCGTCGATTGGCGCGCCAGCAGTAGTCTGGTCGGCACCGTGGTCAAGTGGTTGGCCGTGGCGATGGTGTTTCCGCTCGCGCTCGCAGTCTTCTACGGCGAGGGCGTGACGACGTTCCTCGCGTCGATGGCGCTGGCGGTCGGTATCGGGTGGGGTCTCGAACAGTTGGACGACGACCCCGACCTCGGCGCGCGCGAGGGCTTTCTGATGGTCGCGCTGACGTGGCTAGCGGTCTCTATCGTCGGTGCGACGCCCTACGTCATCGCCGGAGAGGGGACGGTCGCACACCCCGTCAACGCCATGTTCGAGTCGATGAGCGGGTTCACTACCACGGGGGCCACCGTGATGAAGAACATCGGGTTCGAGGACCACTCGCGGGCGCTGATGATGTGGCGCCAACAGACCCAGTGGCTCGGCGGCATGGGCATCGTCGTTCTCGCCGTCGCCATCCTGCCCGAACTCTCGGTGGGTGGCGCGCAACTGATGGACGCCGAAGCGCCGGGACCGGGCATCCAGAAACTCACGCCCCGAATCGCCGAGACCGCCCGCGCGCTCTGGCGGGCCTACCTCGGTATCACCGCGCTGGAAGTCGTCTTGCTGTTCTCGCTCCACCTCGCCGGTCTCGCGCCGAACATGACCCTCTACCAGTCGGTCGCCCACGGGTTCACCACGATGGCGACCGGCGGGTTCTCGCCCGCCGCCCGGAGCATCGAGGCGTTCTCTGCCGCGGTCCAGTGGCTCATCGTCCCGTTCATGGTGGCCGCGGGGACCAACTTCGCGCTGTTCTGGCACGCGCTGAACGGCGAACCCGAGGTGTTCGGAGAAGACACGGAGTTCCGATTCTACGTCGGCGTGCTGGCGGTGTTCTCGGGACTGCTCGCCGTCCTGCTGTTCACCGGCGGAACGGCCGAACAAGCCGCAGTCAGCCCTCTCGCGGGCGAGTTCGAGAAGTCGCTTCGTCACGCCGTCTTTCAGGTGGCCTCGCTCGTGACGACCACGGGGTACGCCAGCATGGACTTCAACACGTGGGGGAGTCCGGCCCAGTACGTCCTGTTCGTGGCGCTGTTCGTCGGCGGTTCGGCGGGTTCGACCGGCGGAGCCATCAAAATCGTGCGCTGGCTGGTCATCCTGAAGTCGCTCAAGCGTGAGTTGTTCACGACTATCCACCCCGAGGCGGTCCGGCCGGTCCGACTCGGCGGCCGGTCGCTGGACGAGCGCGCGGTCCGGGGCATCTACGCGTTCACCCTGCTCTACTTCGTCATCTTCTTCGTCGCGACGATGGTGGTCTACCTCGACGCCGCCCGCGTCGGGATGGACTTGGTCGCGCTCGACGCGATGAGCGCGACCGCGGCGACCCTCGGCAACGTCGGTCCGGGGTTCGGTCTCGTCGGTCCGATGAACAACTACATTCCGTTCCCGGCGTCCACGAAACTGTTCATGGTGTTTTTGATGTGGATAGGCCGCCTCGAAATCCTGCCCGTACTCGTCCTGCTGACGCCCGCGTACTGGCAGTCCTGA
- the trkA gene encoding Trk system potassium transporter TrkA: protein MRVIIIGAGEVGSSIAASLADTHEVVVVDVDGERVDALTYSEDVLAIQGDGTSISTLREAGIDEADMMIASTDDDETNLVACGTAKTVDDPFTIARVKNVDYLETWQHAADRTAFGVDFMVCTNLLTAQDIVRVIGLPAARDVDPFAGGTVQMAEFEVGESSPVANQTVSEADRFDSLTFAALLRNGDVEIPRGETVIRADDKVVVIGSPESVQEFAHEIAPRETPSRNEDLVIIGGSEIGYHTARLLEERGLHPRLIEHDHDRARELAEELPNTVVMENDATDAEFLAREHVDEADAVVAALESDEKNLLVSVLAKQLGAHRTVAVVESGEYVSVFETVGVDVAVNPREVTAEEITRFTRELHTENVALIENDKAEVLEVEVDDESVLVGRPIREAVADLPEGFIVGAITRDESFVVPRGDTVVEPGDHVVVFVDRDALEAVTEKL, encoded by the coding sequence ATGCGCGTTATCATCATCGGCGCAGGTGAGGTCGGCTCCTCCATCGCGGCGAGTCTCGCGGACACCCACGAAGTCGTCGTCGTGGACGTAGACGGCGAACGAGTGGACGCTCTGACCTACTCCGAGGACGTGCTGGCCATCCAAGGCGACGGCACGTCCATCTCGACGCTCCGGGAGGCGGGCATCGACGAGGCCGACATGATGATTGCCAGCACCGACGACGACGAGACGAATCTGGTCGCCTGCGGCACCGCCAAGACCGTGGACGACCCGTTCACCATCGCGCGAGTCAAGAACGTCGATTACCTCGAAACGTGGCAACACGCCGCCGACCGGACCGCGTTCGGCGTGGACTTCATGGTGTGTACGAACCTGCTGACCGCCCAAGACATCGTTCGGGTCATCGGCCTGCCAGCCGCGCGCGACGTGGACCCGTTCGCGGGCGGTACCGTCCAGATGGCCGAGTTCGAGGTGGGCGAGAGCAGTCCCGTCGCCAACCAGACCGTCAGCGAGGCCGACCGCTTCGACTCGCTGACGTTTGCGGCACTCCTCCGAAACGGCGACGTGGAGATTCCCCGCGGGGAGACGGTCATCCGGGCCGACGACAAGGTGGTCGTCATCGGAAGCCCCGAGAGCGTCCAAGAGTTCGCCCACGAAATCGCGCCCCGCGAGACGCCCTCGCGCAACGAGGATTTGGTCATCATCGGCGGGAGCGAAATCGGCTATCACACCGCTCGACTGCTCGAAGAGCGGGGTCTCCACCCGCGACTCATCGAACACGACCACGACCGGGCGCGCGAACTCGCCGAGGAGTTGCCCAACACCGTGGTCATGGAGAACGACGCGACGGACGCCGAGTTCCTCGCCCGCGAACACGTAGACGAGGCCGACGCCGTGGTCGCCGCGCTCGAAAGCGACGAGAAGAACCTGCTCGTGTCGGTGCTGGCCAAGCAACTCGGCGCGCACCGGACCGTCGCAGTGGTCGAGTCCGGCGAGTACGTCAGCGTCTTCGAGACGGTCGGCGTGGACGTTGCGGTCAACCCTCGGGAAGTCACCGCCGAGGAGATAACCAGATTCACCCGCGAACTCCACACCGAGAACGTCGCGCTCATCGAGAACGACAAGGCCGAAGTTCTCGAAGTCGAGGTGGACGACGAGTCGGTCCTCGTGGGCCGACCCATCCGAGAAGCGGTGGCCGACCTGCCCGAGGGGTTCATCGTCGGGGCCATCACCCGCGACGAGTCGTTCGTCGTGCCCCGCGGTGACACCGTGGTCGAACCGGGAGACCACGTGGTCGTCTTCGTGGACAGAGACGCGCTGGAAGCCGTCACCGAGAAACTATGA
- a CDS encoding amino acid permease codes for MAEHTRTLGFRVAFALGLGTMIAAGIFSLSGTAVAVVGSSAVISFVLAAVIAGITAASYSEFASIYSENGGGYLFSSRTFENDKLLFAVGASLFMGYCATTAFYLATMGEWFHQFIIPHGVPIPHGAVAITAAVLLGYLNAQGTEESGTFQVLVTAAKVAVLLVFIAGAFAFEGPTQAVGTFAGEFKTNAGGIVQIAAVAFITFFGFSAIAASAGEIIEPRRVVPKAIGASILTVTILYIFVIVAMVNSPIPAEVVARQGETAMGEVAAAFLGSFGKWLIVAGAIFSMVSASNASILAASGIGSLMGRQGQAPRRFSRVHPEYGTPFWSVVSVTGTISALILVFMSLFPAEGGLGVLNLGLDALTGFANLNLLGPLAVVNVALILSRRRYPDMDRPLEVPFSPWVPILGIVANVALITNLPPKGIVIGVAIELALVAAYLAWGGAPDVAELTKEAVGRHQPVRTSGGETVNRTGADRTAGGVEGTSETGTPAESGDRFRVLVPVARIDRAPVHVRLAATLANARAENPMLQVVNVTHIPDQTPYEMVQDDAEKRADRLVERLESVDVDAEYTVEGHISRDIGFDINQTARDDGVDLVLMGYPEEHYEVTETVEYDAPCDVLFTQGFETEDLDGLDVVTIGAGGGPHHDSMVSLVSSLGKSGAAIHVVNVNPAGGGGTPENIRRTLDAFPDDLSVEAHEVEADTVAEGLVTTAAENGGPLFIGASRTRLLRRWVLGSTPDRVIDRADDLGVPVVVYAKPTGLSDRLGEALFPVSRYIRSAFRK; via the coding sequence ATGGCAGAACACACTCGCACGTTGGGTTTCCGGGTCGCGTTCGCGCTGGGTTTGGGGACGATGATAGCCGCGGGTATCTTCTCGCTGTCGGGGACGGCCGTGGCGGTGGTCGGGAGTAGTGCGGTCATCTCGTTCGTCCTCGCGGCGGTCATCGCGGGCATCACCGCGGCGTCGTACTCCGAGTTCGCCTCCATCTACAGCGAGAACGGCGGGGGCTACCTCTTCTCGTCGCGGACGTTCGAGAACGACAAACTCCTGTTCGCGGTCGGAGCGTCCCTGTTCATGGGCTACTGCGCGACCACGGCGTTCTACCTCGCCACGATGGGCGAGTGGTTCCACCAGTTCATCATCCCGCACGGCGTTCCGATTCCCCACGGTGCGGTCGCAATCACGGCCGCGGTTCTGTTGGGCTACCTCAACGCGCAGGGGACCGAGGAGAGCGGGACGTTTCAGGTCCTCGTGACCGCCGCGAAGGTGGCGGTCCTGCTGGTGTTCATCGCCGGGGCGTTCGCCTTCGAGGGACCGACGCAGGCGGTCGGTACCTTCGCCGGGGAGTTCAAAACGAACGCGGGCGGCATCGTCCAAATCGCGGCGGTGGCGTTCATCACCTTCTTCGGGTTCTCGGCAATCGCGGCCAGCGCGGGCGAAATCATCGAACCGCGGCGGGTCGTCCCGAAGGCAATCGGCGCGAGCATCCTCACGGTCACGATTCTGTACATCTTCGTCATCGTGGCGATGGTCAACTCGCCGATTCCGGCGGAAGTCGTGGCCCGGCAGGGCGAGACGGCGATGGGGGAGGTCGCCGCGGCGTTCCTCGGGAGTTTCGGCAAGTGGCTCATCGTGGCCGGGGCCATCTTCAGCATGGTGTCGGCGTCGAACGCCTCGATTCTGGCGGCGTCGGGCATCGGGTCGCTGATGGGTCGGCAGGGCCAAGCACCCCGGCGGTTTAGCCGCGTCCACCCCGAGTACGGGACGCCGTTCTGGAGCGTCGTCTCGGTGACGGGAACCATCTCCGCTCTCATCCTCGTGTTCATGTCGCTGTTTCCCGCCGAGGGTGGCCTCGGCGTTCTCAATCTCGGACTCGACGCGCTGACCGGGTTCGCCAACCTCAACCTGCTCGGCCCGCTCGCGGTGGTCAACGTCGCGCTCATCCTCTCGCGGCGGCGCTACCCCGACATGGACCGCCCGCTGGAAGTGCCGTTCTCGCCGTGGGTGCCGATTCTCGGCATCGTCGCCAACGTCGCGCTCATCACGAACCTACCGCCGAAGGGCATCGTCATCGGCGTGGCTATCGAACTCGCGCTCGTGGCCGCGTACCTCGCGTGGGGCGGCGCGCCCGACGTGGCGGAACTCACGAAAGAGGCCGTGGGCCGTCACCAACCGGTCCGAACCAGCGGCGGTGAGACGGTCAACCGCACCGGTGCCGACCGGACGGCCGGAGGTGTCGAAGGCACGTCTGAGACCGGGACCCCCGCCGAGTCCGGGGACCGCTTCCGGGTCCTCGTCCCGGTGGCGCGAATCGACCGCGCGCCGGTCCACGTACGACTGGCCGCGACGCTGGCGAACGCGCGGGCCGAGAACCCGATGCTACAGGTCGTCAACGTCACCCACATCCCCGACCAGACGCCCTACGAGATGGTCCAAGACGACGCCGAGAAGCGCGCCGACAGACTCGTAGAGCGCCTCGAAAGCGTGGACGTGGACGCCGAGTACACGGTCGAGGGACACATCTCGCGGGACATCGGCTTCGACATCAACCAGACCGCCCGCGACGACGGCGTGGACCTCGTACTGATGGGCTATCCCGAGGAACACTACGAAGTCACCGAGACGGTGGAGTACGACGCGCCCTGCGACGTGCTGTTCACGCAGGGGTTCGAGACCGAGGACTTGGACGGTCTGGATGTCGTCACCATCGGCGCGGGCGGCGGCCCCCACCACGACTCGATGGTCTCGCTGGTGAGTTCGCTCGGGAAGTCGGGTGCGGCGATTCACGTCGTCAACGTTAACCCCGCCGGAGGCGGCGGGACCCCCGAGAACATCCGGCGGACCCTAGACGCCTTCCCCGACGACCTGTCGGTCGAAGCCCACGAAGTCGAGGCCGACACCGTGGCCGAGGGACTGGTCACGACGGCGGCCGAGAACGGCGGACCGCTGTTCATCGGCGCGTCCCGGACTCGCCTGCTCCGGCGGTGGGTCCTCGGTTCGACGCCCGACCGAGTAATCGACCGGGCCGACGACCTCGGCGTCCCGGTGGTCGTCTACGCCAAACCGACGGGTCTCAGCGACCGACTCGGCGAAGCCCTCTTCCCGGTCAGTCGCTACATCCGGTCGGCGTTCCGGAAGTAG
- a CDS encoding TrmB family transcriptional regulator: MASLRDLGLSEYEARAYRSLLDAGPTTAKELSRASDVPMGRIYDVLSSLETHNLARSQSASRPKKYVAVEPETALNRLLDDKLEELEEQAEQYEGIVDDLTEELDAAEPVEEGFWTAAVGPEESTDLLVERLDAADDRIVMVAGDSSAQFDIGDVGDLVAKHLEAALDRGVKVSLLMTPELVETLPPSVGERYTETFADHPEFAVRTTEGLQGTFNLIDDVEVCVEVANPLNPGEAFAMIDMKDPEFAAGVRKKFAPRWEEAKPLSFGGL; this comes from the coding sequence ATGGCGAGTCTACGAGACCTCGGCCTCTCCGAGTACGAGGCCCGAGCGTATCGGTCGTTGTTGGACGCGGGACCGACAACTGCCAAAGAGTTGTCGCGGGCGAGCGACGTACCGATGGGCCGAATCTACGACGTGCTGAGCAGTCTGGAGACCCACAACCTCGCGCGGTCCCAGAGCGCGAGTCGGCCCAAGAAGTACGTCGCGGTCGAACCCGAAACCGCGTTGAACCGCCTGCTGGACGACAAACTCGAAGAACTCGAAGAGCAGGCCGAGCAGTACGAGGGCATCGTGGACGACCTGACCGAGGAACTCGACGCCGCCGAACCGGTCGAAGAGGGGTTCTGGACCGCGGCGGTGGGTCCCGAGGAATCGACGGACCTGCTGGTCGAGCGACTCGACGCGGCCGACGACCGAATCGTGATGGTCGCCGGGGATTCGTCGGCCCAGTTCGACATCGGCGACGTGGGTGACCTCGTGGCCAAGCACCTCGAAGCGGCGCTGGACCGCGGCGTGAAGGTGTCGTTGCTCATGACGCCGGAACTCGTGGAGACGCTCCCGCCGAGCGTCGGCGAACGCTACACCGAGACGTTCGCCGACCACCCCGAGTTCGCGGTCCGGACGACGGAGGGTCTGCAGGGAACGTTCAACCTCATCGACGACGTGGAGGTGTGCGTCGAGGTAGCGAATCCCCTGAACCCCGGCGAGGCGTTCGCCATGATAGACATGAAAGACCCCGAGTTCGCCGCGGGCGTCCGAAAGAAGTTCGCGCCGCGCTGGGAGGAGGCTAAACCGCTCTCGTTCGGCGGTCTCTGA
- a CDS encoding helix-turn-helix transcriptional regulator yields the protein MRNEVRERRSAEGMSQSDLAAAVGVTRQTINAIERDRYDPSIELAFELARHFDCRIEDLFDPELDGDGSADGEE from the coding sequence ATGAGGAACGAGGTCCGGGAGCGACGGAGCGCCGAGGGCATGAGCCAGTCGGACCTCGCGGCCGCGGTCGGGGTCACGCGCCAGACCATCAACGCCATCGAACGCGACCGGTACGACCCGTCCATCGAACTCGCGTTCGAACTCGCCCGGCACTTCGACTGCCGCATCGAAGACCTATTCGACCCGGAACTCGACGGCGACGGGTCGGCCGACGGCGAAGAGTGA
- a CDS encoding DUF2178 domain-containing protein → MTRTTHSERGPLAKKRLYRRLMVGFLLGGVGLGLLLREVLGYPLASEAVYWVGVAGFLAVWQGTSLSLFDERDRALERRASQLTLTLLAPVLAVAASVARVLPRVSDYTVPAAVWPALYGFVGVYALFGVVYLALRYRP, encoded by the coding sequence ATGACACGAACTACGCACTCCGAACGCGGTCCGCTCGCCAAGAAACGACTGTATCGACGCCTAATGGTCGGGTTCCTCCTCGGCGGCGTCGGTCTCGGCCTCCTGCTCAGGGAGGTGTTGGGCTACCCGCTCGCCAGCGAAGCGGTCTACTGGGTCGGCGTCGCCGGGTTCCTCGCCGTCTGGCAGGGCACGTCGCTGTCGCTGTTCGACGAGCGAGACCGGGCGCTCGAACGGCGAGCGAGTCAACTCACGCTGACGCTACTCGCGCCGGTGTTAGCCGTCGCCGCGTCCGTCGCGCGCGTCCTCCCGCGGGTGAGCGACTACACCGTTCCCGCGGCGGTGTGGCCCGCGCTGTACGGGTTCGTCGGCGTCTACGCGCTGTTCGGCGTGGTCTACCTCGCGCTTCGCTACCGGCCATGA
- a CDS encoding DUF255 domain-containing protein, with amino-acid sequence MNESAEETKIEWREWGEDAFEEARNADKPVLLSLSATWCAWCHEMDREAYSNPMVAANVNDSFVPVRVDIDRQPRVRERYNAGGFPSTVFCTPDGDLLTGATYLGIDGMRKVVQRVRDLWTHKGEDAARIPRSLREDPPVGDLSPDIERLVAGQLDEKFDDQFGGWGDSEKFPLPRTAEFALKREREQALASLSAVRKHLYDDYDGGFFRFAEGRDWSEVHHEKLASTNAALVRAFANAYLYTGDEEYRDPAERTVEYLTATLWNGEAFGGSQAPGASDDPNVSEYYALGPTDRETTDAPAVDRTAFADANAMVADALLTYHAYTDDERARTYAERALDYVLSELVEGGEVTHFDAGNEADERSESGLLADHAHLLGALTTARQVTGDEAYLDAAREVADYALDRLRAEGDDSGAFVDGPREGPGLLDRPLRPLDHNAEIADALTDLALLTGEDRYREAAEGAVAAFADAADRFGVQVAAYATAAARLCRDPLVVEVADDAGSDLHRAALRVADHEKVVIPGVGAESDEQGTAYVVVDGERSEAVTTPEELSERVAELTE; translated from the coding sequence ATGAACGAAAGCGCCGAGGAGACCAAAATCGAGTGGCGCGAGTGGGGCGAAGACGCCTTCGAGGAGGCCCGGAACGCCGACAAGCCCGTCTTGCTCTCGCTCTCGGCGACGTGGTGTGCGTGGTGTCACGAGATGGACCGCGAAGCGTACAGCAACCCGATGGTCGCCGCGAACGTCAACGACTCGTTCGTCCCGGTTCGGGTGGACATCGACCGCCAACCGCGGGTTCGGGAGCGGTACAACGCGGGCGGGTTCCCCTCGACCGTCTTCTGCACGCCTGACGGCGACCTGCTCACCGGCGCGACCTACCTCGGTATCGACGGGATGCGGAAGGTCGTCCAGCGCGTCCGGGACCTCTGGACCCACAAGGGCGAGGACGCCGCCCGCATCCCGCGGAGTCTCCGCGAGGACCCGCCGGTCGGGGACCTCTCGCCCGACATCGAGCGACTCGTCGCCGGGCAGTTGGACGAGAAGTTCGACGACCAGTTCGGCGGGTGGGGCGACAGCGAGAAGTTCCCGCTCCCGCGGACCGCGGAGTTCGCGCTGAAGCGCGAGCGCGAACAGGCGCTGGCGTCGCTGTCGGCGGTCCGCAAGCACCTCTACGACGACTACGACGGCGGTTTCTTCCGGTTCGCCGAGGGCCGCGACTGGTCGGAGGTCCACCACGAGAAACTGGCCTCGACCAACGCCGCCCTCGTTCGGGCGTTCGCCAACGCGTACCTCTACACCGGCGACGAGGAGTACCGCGACCCGGCCGAGCGCACCGTGGAGTACCTGACCGCCACGCTCTGGAACGGCGAGGCCTTCGGCGGGAGTCAGGCCCCCGGCGCGAGCGACGACCCGAACGTCAGCGAGTACTACGCACTCGGGCCGACCGACCGGGAGACCACCGACGCGCCCGCGGTGGACCGGACGGCGTTCGCCGACGCGAACGCGATGGTCGCCGACGCTCTGCTGACCTACCACGCCTACACGGACGACGAGCGTGCGCGCACGTACGCCGAGCGAGCGCTGGACTACGTGCTGTCAGAACTGGTCGAGGGCGGCGAAGTGACCCACTTCGACGCCGGGAACGAGGCGGACGAGCGGAGCGAGTCCGGTCTGCTGGCCGACCACGCCCACCTGCTGGGTGCGCTCACGACCGCACGGCAGGTCACGGGCGACGAAGCGTACCTCGACGCCGCCCGCGAGGTGGCCGACTACGCGCTCGACCGACTCCGGGCCGAGGGCGACGACTCGGGCGCGTTCGTGGACGGTCCCCGCGAGGGACCGGGCCTGCTCGACCGACCGCTCCGACCGCTCGACCACAACGCCGAGATAGCCGACGCGCTGACCGACCTCGCGCTGTTGACCGGCGAAGACCGCTACCGGGAGGCCGCAGAGGGCGCTGTCGCGGCGTTCGCCGACGCCGCCGACCGCTTCGGGGTGCAGGTCGCGGCTTACGCCACCGCCGCGGCGCGACTCTGCCGGGACCCGCTCGTCGTCGAAGTCGCCGACGACGCGGGGTCGGACCTCCACCGCGCCGCGCTCCGGGTCGCCGACCACGAGAAGGTCGTGATTCCGGGCGTCGGGGCCGAGTCCGACGAGCAGGGGACCGCCTACGTCGTCGTGGACGGCGAGCGAAGCGAGGCCGTGACCACGCCCGAGGAACTGAGCGAGCGAGTCGCCGAGCTGACCGAGTAG
- a CDS encoding J domain-containing protein — protein sequence MQQDRLLFGLAAVLAGIATLEFVLAFVYTPALLAIAIPFAAAAYLVWYQASGRLRERVESGRAGRYQRTATERGGFGAGPRESYSERRGGFDADRGGFGARGGRGQRARGQRARADGARVGRDPGPTAAEDYRVLGLDTDADAEEVKRAYREKVKSVHPDRESGDEAEFKRVKEAYERLQERR from the coding sequence GTGCAACAAGACCGTCTCCTGTTCGGGTTGGCGGCGGTTCTCGCGGGCATCGCCACCCTCGAGTTCGTGCTGGCGTTCGTCTACACTCCCGCGTTGCTCGCCATCGCCATCCCGTTCGCGGCCGCCGCGTACCTCGTCTGGTACCAAGCCAGCGGTCGCCTCCGCGAGCGAGTCGAGAGCGGTCGGGCCGGGCGCTACCAGCGCACGGCGACCGAACGAGGCGGGTTCGGCGCGGGTCCCCGCGAGTCGTACTCCGAGCGCCGCGGCGGGTTCGACGCCGACCGCGGCGGGTTCGGCGCGCGAGGTGGCCGAGGTCAGCGAGCGCGCGGCCAGCGAGCGCGCGCGGACGGCGCGCGAGTCGGGCGCGACCCCGGACCCACCGCGGCCGAAGACTACCGCGTCCTCGGACTCGACACCGACGCCGACGCCGAGGAGGTCAAGCGGGCCTACCGCGAGAAAGTCAAGTCGGTCCACCCCGACCGCGAGTCCGGCGACGAGGCCGAGTTCAAGCGCGTGAAAGAAGCCTACGAGCGACTCCAAGAGCGACGCTGA